One Trichormus variabilis 0441 genomic window, AACTACTTAACTTCTACCGACTAACAGGAGTTAGTTCTAGGAAATCTTGTTACTACTAAAATAGTTATTTTGTAAAAGTGCTTACAGAGTAAGGTTTTAAGGTTAAGTAGACTCAACAAGAATTAAATAAAAGTAGCGTTGATTGATAAATCTTGCTTGTTTGTAACACTCATAATCCCAAAGTTTTAGCCATAGTAATCCTCTCATCGGTTGCGTAAGGTGGTTTATCCACCTTATTTACTTAATTTTACATTTTGAAATATTTGGTTCTAAAAAATGAGTCAATTAATAAAAGATTTTGCAAATATATCTCAAGCGTGGACAAGTAAACGCACTACTCGTCGTCACGCCTTATTTGCCTTTGGCTGTAGCCTAGTATTGTCTACCACACTATTTAGTTGCAGTCCTTCACAAAATAATAACCAGCAACAAGCATCTTCTTCCGCATCTAATGTAGCAAATACAAATGCTACTAATAAAGTGGTGAGGATTGTCCGTTCCAAACAATTGACAGCTTTAGCGGTTCTAGAACAAAAACGTATTCTAGAAGAGCGACTAAAACCTTTAGGTTACAAAGTAGAATGGCCTGAATTTGCTGCTGGCCCTCAGCAATTAGAAGCTTTGAATACAGGCGCACTGGATATTGCTTCAACTGCTGAATCACCTCCTATCTTTTCCCAAGCAGCAGGGACACCTCTAGTTTATTTAGCTGCTAATTCTTCTGATGGTAAAGCAGTGTCGCTATTAGTTCCTGCTAACTCTAATGTTAAAAGTGTTAAAGACTTAAAAGGCAAGAAAATTGCTTCTCAAAAAGCATCTATCGGTCACTATCTTATAGTCAGAGCTGTAGAAAGAGAAGGTTTAAAACTGAGTGATATACAGCCAGTTTATCTACCACCTCCGGACGCAAATGTGGCATTTAGCCAAGGTAAAGTGGATGCTTGGTTTATTTGGGAACCATTTGTGACTAGAAATGTACAACAGAAGGTTGGCAGAGTTTTAACAGATGGTGGTAATGGTTTACGGGATACTAACAACTATGTCTCTACAACCCGTAAGTTTTATCAAGAAAATCCAGAGTTAATCAAAATATTTCTGGAAGAACTGCAAAAAGCCCAAAATTGGGCAAAAAATAACCCCAAAGAACTGGCTAACTTACTTGCTCAAACTACTCAACTTGACCCGCCTACATTAGAAATTATGCACAGTAAGTATGATTTCACACTCATACCAATTACTGAACAAATTATTAACAAACAGCAGGAAGTTGCTGACAAATGGTACCGTTTAGGGCTGATACCAAGAAAGGTGAATGTCAGAGATGGCTTTTTAACTCCAGAACAATATGCGGAAATTACTCCCCAGGAAGTGCTGGCAAAAAAATAGTATTGGGGAAGGTTTCATAGTTAATAGCGCTGCGTGTGTCAGTGGTTTTAAATCTAGTTTAATATCTGCTTTCTGGGCGGTCGTTAGCTGTTTTGCCACTAATTACTAACAAAAACTCTATTCGCTTTTGGGTAGAGTTTTTTATTATGTCTAGTCTACACTTACGTTAAGCTAATGCGCGCCTTAATTGCATAACTACTAATCAGGCCTGTTAACTATCAACGGTCAACAGCTTTCACGATGGATTGTGCAACTTGCTAATTTAGGAACATTGTATTATTGTCAAGCATTTGACGAAATTAGACAATATGCCATACAATCTACAGTAAGCACATCAAGTTACTGTTGTTTACTCATTTGGTTGAAGGGAAAAATCGAAATGGCATTAGCCCAGCATATCAGTATTCAGGACGATACAAGAGTAAATCTTTCTTTTTCAAGTAAGATATCTCAAACAGTTATAACTTTGTATGGTCGGTTATGGTGGCATACGAAAGCGTATACTACTGTTTTTGGTATGATTTTTTTAGTATTAGCTAGTTTAGGATTTTTATCTATTTATTGGTTTGGGAAAAAGCTGACTCAAGGACTTCAGCCTGGAACTGTTGCCGAACAAAAATGACTATAGATAAAAGGTTGTGTTTAGTATCTTATCTAGCTCCTAATTGGTGGCAGTTCTATCAAGCGATCGCCACTTATTTAGGTCGGGTTGTACAGATGGAAATCCAACTACAGCCAGGTGAATGTGATCCTCTAGAAGACCCCTTATTATTACAAGACCAACTAGACCTAGCTTTTATTTGTGGATTACCACTAATTCGCTATAGTCAAACAGTTACAACTCAATTGCAGACATTGGTTGCCCCTGTGATGGAATCATCGCGCTATGGTAACCATCCTGTTTACTTTGCAGATGTCATCGTCAATGCTCAAAGTAAGATTGCAAAGTTTGCAGATTTGTCAGGAAAAACATTTTGCTATAACGACCTTGGTTCTAATAGTGGTTACAATTTACTCTGTCATCATTTAATTCAGCAAAGATATCCAGAAAACTTCTTTAGCAACACTCTACAATCAGGCTCACATCAGCGTTCAATTCGCTGGGTAGTTGAGGGATTGGCAGACTGTGCAGCGATTGATAGTGTGGTATTAGAACAAGAATTCAAGGATTTTCCCGAATTATTACGGCATTTGCGTGTAGTGGAAGTACTGGGGCCTGCTCCGATGCCGCCTTTAGTAGTAGCACAGCGTCTAGGTATATCTTTGATTGAGCAAATGCGGTTAGCACTACTCCAACCAGATGCAGATTTGCAAAGAGTGATGGAACGGTTTGGAGTTAGGCGTTTTGCAGCCGTGGAGTTAAAAGATTATCAGATATTAAATCAGATTTATAGCGATCGCCTCCACGTTACACTTTGAAAATGTAAAAGCTCACGCAGAGGCAAAAAGATTTCACATCAGGCGGTAATACCATAAACCCAACTCTGCTGTTGAGACGACGACACAGCATCTTGATAAACTTGCCCAAATAATACTCGCTGTGCATGACTCCCGCCAATTTCATGCAGACGCGACAAAACAGGCTGGAGTTCTGCAACGGTTGTATGAAAATCTCCTTGGGCATGAGCTACCATACCCCTGGCGGCGGGTAGGGTTATTTCTAACCAACGCCGTCGTTGGAAAGGATTAATACTCAAGGCGTGATACTGCATACTCAAAAGCATTTGCTTTACCCAATCATGGTGTCCCGCTTTGGCGAGTGCATAGACATAATGCAAGTCTTGAAATGGTAAAGCGTGTTCATCAATGCGACTGTAAAGATAAGGACTGATACCTTGCCAACGGTTGCCCACATCTACACCGTGTAATTCCAGCCGCAATAATAAGGAAATTGCTCCTACTTGGTCTTTGGGGGATTGTTTATTAGCACGTCTCCAAATGTGCGTATCATACAGGTTAAGAACTTCTCGATAGTTTTCTAACTGCAAATAATATAGGGCAATGTGCCACCAGTTATGAGTGTAGAGCATAGAGTTGCAGTTCTCCCAGGTATCTGCAAAACTCTCCATCCAAGCTATTCCCTCATCAACTCTTTTCTGTGTTTCCATAACATGAGCGATCGCATGATGCGCCCAAGGATCATACCTATTTATGGCGATCGCTTGATAAGCCATGTTTTCTGCTGCTTCAAGTTGGTGACACTGTTCTAAACCAAAGGCCGCCATGCCATATAAATAATGATTTTCCGGATTGCTAGGTAAAACCTTTTGGGCAATTTGCCATAATTTTTCTTTGTCACCCAAATAAAAATAGTGATATTGTCCCTGCTGCACAGAAATCAAATCACAGGGGGATTTATCGGTGATTTCTTCATGAATAGCAATTGCTACCTCAATCTCTTGATTTGCCCAGGCGGAAATTGCTTGTATATATAATTGTTCTCTGGCAGTAGCTTTGGCGAAATGCTGTTGTGCTGTTCGCAGATATGGTTGAGCTTGCTGCCAAGATTTACGGTTTTCTTGGGTGAGATAATAAGCAGCAGCATAAGCATGAGCTAATGCACAAGTGGGATCTGCTGCAATTGCTTGTAAAATTGCTGTCTCTGCATCACTACCATAACCCAACATCTGCTGGGTAAAACGGTTAATGGCTGCGATCGCTTTGGCTGAATCTGTGGTTACTACTAGCCCTTGTGCATCTTTAAGCATAATTAATTCCTTGCACCAAAATTTGTAGAGGTGCTGATAACATCTCTAACTAAGTTTTTATAAAATACAGTAAATCGGTCGGATTAGCGTTCTTATGACCAAGAGTATGCCACACTCACTACAAAACCGCAAGCATTAAACTACTTAAAGTTGATAGGATAACCGGACTTAATTCTATCAAAGTCTTGATTTACCTCATGGGCTGTGCGATAGTCTGATAGTATTTTATTAATACGGTAGCTCGATAGATTTACCGTATTAAAGCAACAGTAAATCTTGCTCTGACATAGAAATCATGCAGCTACATTGGTTTATTCCCACTCACGGTGAAGGACGCTATCTAGGTACTGCCATAGGCGGGCGCGTAGTCAACTTTGATTACTGGCGGCAGATTGCTCAAGCTGTAGATCACTTAGGTTTTACAGGTGCATTATTACCTACAGGCCGTTCTTGTGAAGATGCTTGGATTTTGGCATCAACCTTGGTAACACACACCAAACAGATGAAATTTTTGGTGGCGATACGTCCGGGGTTGATGTCACCGGGAGTTGCAGCCAGAATGGCAGCAACTTTTGATCGCATTTCTGGAGGACGTTTGCTAATTAACGTCGTTACAGGTGGTGATCCAGTGGAATTGGCAGGGGATGGATTGCATCTTACCCATGACGATCGCTACAGACTAACAGATGAATTTTTGGCAGTGTGGCGGGAGATTGCTGCCGGAGAAACCGCTAACTTCCAGGGCGATTATCTCAATATTCAAGACGGCAAGCTGTTATTTCCCCCAGTCCAGAAACCTCATCCACCTCTGTGGTTTGGCGGTTCTTCCCCCATTGCTCAAGAAATCGCTGCCAAACACGTAGATGTATATTTAACTTGGGGCGAACCACCAGAACAAGTTGCCCAAAAGATTGCCTCTGTACGCCGACTAGCAGCAGCACAAGGAAGAACATTAAGTTTTGGGATTCGTCTCCATGTCATTGTCCGGGAGACTGAAAGCCAGGCTTGGGATGCAGCCAACAATTTAATTCGCTACGTAGATGATTCGGCGATCGCCCAAGCCCAACAAGCATACTCTCGCATGGATTCCGAAGGACAACGCCGGATGAAAGAATTACACAACGGCAGTCGAGAAGCTTTAGAAATTAGCCCGAATTTATGGGCGGGAATTGGTTTAGTGCGCGGCGGTGCGGGGACTGCCTTAGTTGGTGACCCCGATACAGTAGCTCAAAGAATGCTGGAATATCAAAAATTAGGTATCGATACCTTTATCTTCTCCGGTTATCCCCATCTAGAAGAAGCCTATCGAGTAGCAGAGTTACTCTTTCCACGGTTACCCCTACAGCATCAACCAACAGTAGCACCACAACTATTGAGTCCCTTTGGCGAAGTTGTAGCCAACCAAGACTTCCCTAAACAGCAAATCGCCACTGTAGATTAAAAACTCCGCGCCACCACCGTAAGCGTAGCGTCTTCGTGAGGAGAAGTTTAGAATCTCTTTCCTTGCGAGACGCTACTCTAACTTCTCTGTGCGTTTAAAAACCCTCAAAGACAGCATTTAAATTCCTGCACCATCCAAAAACTCTTCAATGACTAAATTACTCTCAGCTTTAGTCTCTTGGAGGTGTTGATTGTCCACCTGGTTGATGGATACATGAAAATTACCTCCTAACTGTTCTACCTGCTGTTCTAAATCCTTCACACGTTCAAAGAGGGCGCGGATAGCCTCTGCTTCCATATCACGGACTTTTCCATGGGCTAAAACATGAGCTTGATCAACCCGAATCAAACGCCCTGGAACGCCTACGACTGTCGTATTGCTGGGAACATCGCGCAAAACTACTGAACCTGCACCAATACGAACGTTGTTACCAATGTGAATATTACCTAATACTTTTGCACCCGCTCCTACAACTACATTCTCACCCAATGTAGGATGACGCTTACCGCTTTCCTTTCCTGTGCCGCCAAGGGTAACACCTTGATAAATCAGTGCATAATCACCAACAATGGCGGTTTCACCAATAACTACACCCATACCGTGGTCAATAAATACGCCTTTACCAATCTTTGCACCAGGGTGAATTTCAATTCCTGTCAAAAATCGACTGATACTCGAAATCAATCGTGGAAATAAGGGAATTCCAATCTTATACAACCAATGGGTAAGGCGATGAAACATCAAGGCTTGAAGGCCAGGATAACAAAATAAAATTTCTAGCCAATTACGGGCTGCGGGATCGCGTTCATAAATTGTGCGTAAGTCAGTTAAAAGCATATTTTTGCCCTGAGAAATGATGAGTTAGTTTGAGATTGTGGTGATATTTATTACATAAATGAATAAGTGATAACTAAGGAAATTAGGTTTTCATACACTGATTCAGGCTTAAATAAAAAGCTTTATGGACAAATAACGGTAAGCTGATAGACTTATAGTAATTTAATGAATCTTCGCAGAACTGTATCTCATAGAACATTGTTTTTAGCAATTTTCTCGTTTAAAGTACAATAAGTCTATCAATTAACAGTGGTATGATGACGCAGAGCTTAAAAAAACAAAACTATACCCTATTGGATCTGTCTGCCAAAGTGGAATATGCACTATTGGCACTTTTAGAACTAGCTAACCAATATGTTCAAAAAACACCCACAACCATGAGTGACATCTCTGCTAAGCATCCGATTCCAGAGCGCTATCTAGAGCAGATTCTTTCTAGTTTGCGGCGGGCTGGCGTGGTGCAGAGTCAACGCGGTTCTAGAGGTGGCTTTGTTTTGACCCGTGAACCTCGGCAATTGACCTTGTTAGAGGTCGTAATTATGTTGGATGGAGAGCAAAAAGAAAAAGAATCCCCTTCTGAAGAAAATTTAGAAAAAAGCTTGGTGTGCGAGATTTGGCAACAAGCGGATGTAGCTGCACAAAATATTTTGAGCCAATATACTATCCAAGACTTGTGTGACCAACGAGAAGCACGTTTACAGAAAGGTCAGATGTATTACATTTAGCGATATAAGAATACTGTTATGAAAATTGCCAGAAATATTACAGAGCTAGTTGGACGCACGCCATTGGTGCGGTTAAATAATATTCCTCAAGCAGAGGGATCTGTAGCCGATATAGTGGTGAAGTTAGAAAGCATGAACCCATCTGCGTCGGTGAAAGACAGAATTGGCGTAAGTATGGTGGAAAGTGCAGAAGAGGCAGGTCTAATTCATCCAGGTAAGACAATATTAGTAGAACCAACTTCAGGAAATACGGGTATTGCTTTGGCAATGGTGGCTGCTGCTAAAGGCTATCATTTGATTCTGACCATGCCGGAGACGATGAGTACAGAAAGACGGTCGATGTTGCGAGCTTATGGCGCACAGTTGGAATTAACTCCAGGTCTGGAAGGGATGCGGGGAGCGATCGCCAGAGCCGAGCAGATTGTAACAGAATTGCCTAATGCCTATATGTTGCAACAGTTCCGTAACCCAGCGAATCCCAAAGTACATCGTCAAACTACTGCTGAAGAAATTTGGTCAGATACCGATGGACAGGTAGATATTGTGGTGGGTGGAGTCGGGACTGGCGGAACATTAACTGGAGTCGCTCAGGTACTTAAAGAACGTAAACCCAGTTTTCAAGCTATTGCTGTAGAACCAAGCAATAGCCAAGTGCTTTCCGGAGGAAAATCAGGAGCGCATAAAATTCAAGGTATCGGTGCAGGATTTATCCCGGCAATTTGTCGTCTGGAATTGATTGATCAGATAATTGCCGTTTCGGATGAGGATGCGATCGCCTATAGTCGCAGATTAGCAAGAGAAGAAGGTTTATTATCAGGTATCTCTACAGGTGCAGCGTTGTATGCAGCTATTCAGGTGGCAAAGCGTCCAGAAAATAGCGGTAAGTTGATTGTTATGGTTCAACCTAGTTTTGGCGAACGCTATTTGAGTACCACGTTGTTCAAGGATTTATCAGAGTTGGAAATATCTGCACTCAATTAATACTGAGTTGTCAGCAAAAATAGTAACTTAGGCCGGAAGTGGAGAGTGGAGATCCAGCATCTTCCATCCTAGTTTACTAATTTCTTTACACTCCATTACTCCAGAATATAAGTATTCAGATAATCTAGAGGAACGGTAAACACATAGTACAGTACACCCCCTCCCAGGAGAATCACAGCCAGACTCGCCAGAAGTATCCAACGGTCTGGTGGTTGATAAGTATCCTCGTCAATATCTTTGCGAACAGCGAAATAATGCTGTGTTGAAAGTAACACGGTCAATACTCCGACTAAGGCAAATGCCAATCCCAACTTCCAACCATTACCAGGAGGCTGTGATGCTAATGGAGGTTGAAGAATCCGCAATCGCACAATCAACACACCAAAACCCATGAGTGCAATACCACTCCGCATCCATGCTAGATAGGTACGTTCATTAGCTAAATGATCTCGGATTCTATCGGATCTATATTTCTTTTTTACTGAATTTTTACTTGGCAATTTTTCGGCTTCTATTGTCATGAGATATATTTATTTATTTGCTTCTCAAGTAATTTTAATATTTCATCTATTTTACAAAATTAAGCTGACATTTTTTAGGAAATCAATAAAGATTTCTCTAACAAAAATAGTAATCAAATTAATTGATTAACTTAGAGATTTTAATAAATGGTTTCTATCAAAAATTGGGCATTACTGAATATGAGGAGGAAAATTAATAACTCATCAAGTATGATTGTATTGCGATGCAGAGAGAAAACACCCGCAAAGATATGATGCGCGCGATTCATATTGTGATTCAGTAAAGCCAACTTTTTACTAGCATTAGCGTTTAAAAATTATGTCGTACAGCGACAGGAGAATTTCCACCACAATCAAAATCACCACATACCATTCTACTCGCTGGCTACTGCTATGCTGCATGAACTCCAGCACAGTTTGTGCAGTTTGAGAAATTAGCTCTAGTTTTCGTTCCAAAGCATTATGACGCTCACGGATTTCATATTCATCTTCCAAACGCAGATATAAGTTTTCTAGTTGTGGTGATTCCCATAGCAATTCCGGCTTATCGATAATTTCTACTCGACCCACAATTTTATGTTGAACTAACAGGGTAGCTCCAAGTTGACGCAATAATTCCCGACTTTTGCGTTGACTCCTATTGTCACCCTGGAGACTAGCCGCGAACGGTTCAATTTGATCAAATACAGTTGCTAGACTCGTTTCATAGTGAGATAGAACAACACTCTTAGCAAGAATATCAGCCACTATCTGTAAACGTTCTACGCTAAATTCATGCAGGAAAATTTTCCCTTCTTTAACTCTTTCACTTTCCGCAATATTGCGGCGAACATCTACCTCTTCTGTTTCCGGTTCAGTAAAAGAATCACTAACTAGAGAGGATAGTTTGCTCAAAAATGCTACCTTTTCCATAGGCTCAAGGTTGAACAAAACAACTGCACCATAACTCAGAAGCACAGCACAACCTTGTTCACCTACGGTAACTATTAATGGCATAGTCGCCAAGCAATCATAATTCTCCAATCTTTGTAGGTTAATTTTCTTACCAAGGAATAGGGCTTGCGCTTTAAAGCTATCTTTGCCGTGAAAAAGGAGTTTTTGCATTGTCGCCTGACACTATATTTTTGTCCATCAAGGGAATACCAGGAAATAAATTATCCCATCTTGTGATGCGATTAAGATGCCTGCTACTCATCACAGACAAGTAGGATATCCATCCTAGAATAAATTTTGGGACTTTTTTATGGAGAATTCCCTCTATGGCTATAGATTTTCTAGTAGATTACTAGCCAGTTGTAGTGGAGCGATGACCGAGTACTGTAAATTGGTTGCTGCGTGACTTTACAGCATAGGGTCAACAACTGGCGATTTGTTGCGGCTGTTCCGCTCTCTTGATATCTCATTTAAACTGGAAAATATAGATAAGTTATGCCAAATTGCCAAAATCTTTGAAGTCCGTCATAAATTGACAACAAAAGAGCCGGAAGAATTCCGACTCTTTATTTCTGTGCAATGTTTTAGCT contains:
- a CDS encoding aliphatic sulfonate ABC transporter substrate-binding protein, whose amino-acid sequence is MSQLIKDFANISQAWTSKRTTRRHALFAFGCSLVLSTTLFSCSPSQNNNQQQASSSASNVANTNATNKVVRIVRSKQLTALAVLEQKRILEERLKPLGYKVEWPEFAAGPQQLEALNTGALDIASTAESPPIFSQAAGTPLVYLAANSSDGKAVSLLVPANSNVKSVKDLKGKKIASQKASIGHYLIVRAVEREGLKLSDIQPVYLPPPDANVAFSQGKVDAWFIWEPFVTRNVQQKVGRVLTDGGNGLRDTNNYVSTTRKFYQENPELIKIFLEELQKAQNWAKNNPKELANLLAQTTQLDPPTLEIMHSKYDFTLIPITEQIINKQQEVADKWYRLGLIPRKVNVRDGFLTPEQYAEITPQEVLAKK
- a CDS encoding phosphate/phosphite/phosphonate ABC transporter substrate-binding protein, which encodes MTIDKRLCLVSYLAPNWWQFYQAIATYLGRVVQMEIQLQPGECDPLEDPLLLQDQLDLAFICGLPLIRYSQTVTTQLQTLVAPVMESSRYGNHPVYFADVIVNAQSKIAKFADLSGKTFCYNDLGSNSGYNLLCHHLIQQRYPENFFSNTLQSGSHQRSIRWVVEGLADCAAIDSVVLEQEFKDFPELLRHLRVVEVLGPAPMPPLVVAQRLGISLIEQMRLALLQPDADLQRVMERFGVRRFAAVELKDYQILNQIYSDRLHVTL
- a CDS encoding tetratricopeptide repeat protein, whose amino-acid sequence is MLKDAQGLVVTTDSAKAIAAINRFTQQMLGYGSDAETAILQAIAADPTCALAHAYAAAYYLTQENRKSWQQAQPYLRTAQQHFAKATAREQLYIQAISAWANQEIEVAIAIHEEITDKSPCDLISVQQGQYHYFYLGDKEKLWQIAQKVLPSNPENHYLYGMAAFGLEQCHQLEAAENMAYQAIAINRYDPWAHHAIAHVMETQKRVDEGIAWMESFADTWENCNSMLYTHNWWHIALYYLQLENYREVLNLYDTHIWRRANKQSPKDQVGAISLLLRLELHGVDVGNRWQGISPYLYSRIDEHALPFQDLHYVYALAKAGHHDWVKQMLLSMQYHALSINPFQRRRWLEITLPAARGMVAHAQGDFHTTVAELQPVLSRLHEIGGSHAQRVLFGQVYQDAVSSSQQQSWVYGITA
- the ssuD gene encoding FMNH2-dependent alkanesulfonate monooxygenase; translation: MQLHWFIPTHGEGRYLGTAIGGRVVNFDYWRQIAQAVDHLGFTGALLPTGRSCEDAWILASTLVTHTKQMKFLVAIRPGLMSPGVAARMAATFDRISGGRLLINVVTGGDPVELAGDGLHLTHDDRYRLTDEFLAVWREIAAGETANFQGDYLNIQDGKLLFPPVQKPHPPLWFGGSSPIAQEIAAKHVDVYLTWGEPPEQVAQKIASVRRLAAAQGRTLSFGIRLHVIVRETESQAWDAANNLIRYVDDSAIAQAQQAYSRMDSEGQRRMKELHNGSREALEISPNLWAGIGLVRGGAGTALVGDPDTVAQRMLEYQKLGIDTFIFSGYPHLEEAYRVAELLFPRLPLQHQPTVAPQLLSPFGEVVANQDFPKQQIATVD
- the cysE gene encoding serine O-acetyltransferase; the protein is MLLTDLRTIYERDPAARNWLEILFCYPGLQALMFHRLTHWLYKIGIPLFPRLISSISRFLTGIEIHPGAKIGKGVFIDHGMGVVIGETAIVGDYALIYQGVTLGGTGKESGKRHPTLGENVVVGAGAKVLGNIHIGNNVRIGAGSVVLRDVPSNTTVVGVPGRLIRVDQAHVLAHGKVRDMEAEAIRALFERVKDLEQQVEQLGGNFHVSINQVDNQHLQETKAESNLVIEEFLDGAGI
- a CDS encoding RrF2 family transcriptional regulator, with the protein product MTQSLKKQNYTLLDLSAKVEYALLALLELANQYVQKTPTTMSDISAKHPIPERYLEQILSSLRRAGVVQSQRGSRGGFVLTREPRQLTLLEVVIMLDGEQKEKESPSEENLEKSLVCEIWQQADVAAQNILSQYTIQDLCDQREARLQKGQMYYI
- the cysK gene encoding cysteine synthase A codes for the protein MKIARNITELVGRTPLVRLNNIPQAEGSVADIVVKLESMNPSASVKDRIGVSMVESAEEAGLIHPGKTILVEPTSGNTGIALAMVAAAKGYHLILTMPETMSTERRSMLRAYGAQLELTPGLEGMRGAIARAEQIVTELPNAYMLQQFRNPANPKVHRQTTAEEIWSDTDGQVDIVVGGVGTGGTLTGVAQVLKERKPSFQAIAVEPSNSQVLSGGKSGAHKIQGIGAGFIPAICRLELIDQIIAVSDEDAIAYSRRLAREEGLLSGISTGAALYAAIQVAKRPENSGKLIVMVQPSFGERYLSTTLFKDLSELEISALN
- a CDS encoding YidH family protein — encoded protein: MTIEAEKLPSKNSVKKKYRSDRIRDHLANERTYLAWMRSGIALMGFGVLIVRLRILQPPLASQPPGNGWKLGLAFALVGVLTVLLSTQHYFAVRKDIDEDTYQPPDRWILLASLAVILLGGGVLYYVFTVPLDYLNTYILE
- a CDS encoding RMD1 family protein yields the protein MQKLLFHGKDSFKAQALFLGKKINLQRLENYDCLATMPLIVTVGEQGCAVLLSYGAVVLFNLEPMEKVAFLSKLSSLVSDSFTEPETEEVDVRRNIAESERVKEGKIFLHEFSVERLQIVADILAKSVVLSHYETSLATVFDQIEPFAASLQGDNRSQRKSRELLRQLGATLLVQHKIVGRVEIIDKPELLWESPQLENLYLRLEDEYEIRERHNALERKLELISQTAQTVLEFMQHSSSQRVEWYVVILIVVEILLSLYDIIFKR